The Pseudopipra pipra isolate bDixPip1 chromosome 23, bDixPip1.hap1, whole genome shotgun sequence genomic sequence TGCAGCGTGTGTGTGACAGAAAACAGGGCTGTTGCTTGGGATGGAGCAGGTTTTTCAGGAATCATGGGGATGATTCTCCTCCACTTTGTTCCATGGCATGGGGAGGTTGATCTGGCAAAAGAAAAGATGCAGTGCTAATGCAGGCAGGTGTTTGTGCAGGGAGAACACGTAAGACAGCAGAGTCACTCCAGGTGCAGCTTAAGGCATTAATGTGGAATTATCATTTGGAATAttggggatggggtgggtggggggggggggctgggtCCACCTGAAgactgcagagctgttcccagcATTGGGAACAATCCATCAGCTGGAAGTGGAGGTGCACAGGTGTGGGaagggcacagctggagctgtctGTGGTTTCGGATATTCAGAGGATCCAGGTGCTGGTAGGTACACATTTTAAAACCTGGGTGTGGAAAGAGAGAACTGAATGAGCCTTTATAACCCCCCAGGCACCCTGTGAAGGCAACCAGAGAAGCCTCCCCGTGCTACAGATTTCTGCTGCACGGATTTGGGAGTGCGTGGGAAGGGTGCCTACATCCATTACATTCAACATCTCTAAATTGGCATCCATTATCCTGGatgacttctctgcagagcACTGCTCGTTTCAGactggctggaggcagctctgtgggagcagcagtgagAAGTGTGAAGGGGGTCTCTGGCTTTTCAGGCTCTCTCCTCCTGTTTTTGGTGGCCGGGAGGGCTGGGATGGCCTCTGGGAGCCGGTGCTGGGTGTGTGCTGGCTCCTGGCAGCGAggaggggctgtgcaggggccGGGCCGTGCCGCTGTTCAGTGGAGAGGACGTTGGCACCGAGGCTGATGTGATCGGGATGGCAGAGGGAGCCGCCGGGGCGGCTGTGCCAGGGAGCCCAGACACGCAGGGCTGCGTTCCCActcccaaatcccagccccGGGGACCGTGGCAGTGAGGGATTAGTGGGGGCAGGgtgctgaaattatttttatctcctCTCCTTGTTGTGCCTGTGCACAAGTGCCAGCCTTTCcagccttttctctttttttttttcctcctgcgAAGCATTAACTGGGtgggttgccatggcaaccccCGCATGATAAGTTGGGCTGCCTCTCGCGGAGATTTCTCTTTCTACAGTCaagatctctctctctctctccattccatccccttccccatttccCCTGGAGTGCCAGGATGGCTGAGGGCTCCGTGGTGTCCTCCACCTGGAGGCACCGGGGTGGGAAGGAGCAGCCGTGCATCCCGTGGGATGTGCTTGGAACAatccctgctctccatcccttgtGCAGCTCCCAGTTCAAACGGGCTCCCAGTGCAACATCCCTTTTACTTGCAAGTTTTCCTGAAGAGGGCCGGGAGGTGTTTGTTGCTTGTTCTAAACAGACATTGGAGTAGTTCCCAGCTAAGCCCAGATTACAGCAAGAATGAAACTGTGTTATTCTTTCGTTCTAAATGCAAACAGTGTCTCTGAATGAGTGGGGAGAagttttctgtgaaaacaaaagCCAGCACAGGTTGTGGCAGGTTAATAAACCAcaggtatttatttcaaatcACCTTTGATCTCGTCTGTGGTACATGAAAGATGCTCTAGATAAGGAATCCCAGGTGAAGAATAAACTTCTccagagctggagaagagggTGTGATCTCCCTGACCTGTAACTCCTCAGGTTAAAATCCACCCAAATCCAAGGCCAGTTTCaccagagggttttttttttcacctcagGGCCCAGTTTCCCTTCTTTAAATAGCAGCTACTGCACTGGTCTAGCATGAACTGCTTGAAGTTGGTACCTGAGTGGTTCTCATTGCTTTTTTAAGATGTTTGTAATTTAAATTGCTTGGCAGGTGAGTTCTGGAGTGCCTGAGGTTAGAGGAGAAAAGGTTTCTGTTTCTACCTGAGCACTGCAAagctgaggcaggagcagaagggGTTGAGGGGTCAGTCAGTGGCTCTGACCAAGTCAGTGCTGtaaagctgctgcttcctcttaATCCTCTTGGACCCTCTCTCTACTCCCTGGCAGGATTCTCTGTGATAGATGTAATtagagcagcaggagcacaaacagtgcagctctgctgatCCCTGCCCTGGGTTTGCTGGCAGGGCTTCCTGGGAATAGATGTGACTTCCACGGTACTTTGTGAAACAGGTGGTTGTCAGACTGGACAGCCAAGGATTTGTCCAGTAGTTCCTGTGCCTGTAAAACCCCACCATCAGCACTCATCCACCACACATGGGCTGGATTGTTCCAGAAGGGTTGGGAGCAAGTCCTGTGGCTTAACCTGCCCTTCCCTTTGTGGAGCTGTGAATATAGGGAGCGTGCagtgggagaaaagaaaatactttagtGGCTACATTAAACTAGATCCTTCCATCAGCTCTGGCTGTTGTGGCTGCTGTTTCATCTTCCCGTGGAGAAAAGTCAGATTTTAAGGTTTGGACATCCATGATGGATGGTTTCTAAGGGGAATTGGAAGTCTGTTGCTGGCATCTGCAAATTGCAAGTTGTTTGTCTTCCCAGTCATACCTGGCTCCTGGAGACACATTAAATAGGTGTTTTCTTTGAGAATTTTGCTGGTAGgaggagaaataaagaaaggaaaaggaaggaaagaaaggaaggaaggaaagagggaaggaaggaaaggaagaagggaggaaaggaaggaaggaaggaaagaaggaatgaaggagggaaagaaggaagggaaggaaggaaaggaagaaggaaggagagaaagaaggaaggaaagaaggaaggaagggaagaaggaaggagaaaaagaaagaaggaaagaaggaaggagggaaagaaggaaggaagagaagaaaagaaggaaggagggaaggaaagaaggaaggaagagaagaaaagaaggaaggaaggaaggaaagaaggaaggctgggagcagagggacagggagaccTGCCAGCCAGCATGTAGGGGCTGCCGTGGCTGTGGTCGGTCCCTGCTGGACTATTTTGGGCTGCAAAGGTTTCAGGGCTCACAGCAGCCATGGGTTGGAACAGGGCAGAGTAACCTGTACTGTCAGCACAGTGAAGCAGAGCAAGGAATGAGGAGGATGTCCTTAGCTGGGAATTACTTGGAGCCGTCACAGGAGCCTGTGAAGGGTGACGTGGAGGCAGTGGCTGTGTGTGGCTCTTGGCAGATGATGAATGCAGCCTGCTGATACAAACACAATTAGGTGATGTCTAGGAAAAGTGCTGGCTTTGTtctgtgcctgctctgctcAAGCAGTGCAGGGGCCTGAGTGCAAGTGCGTGCCCTCAacccccgtgcccccccagggctgtgaCAGTGACACCACCAGCACtgtgtgcccagctgagagccCATGTGCAGCTGAACCTGGTGCTTTCTGCTGGCTGCAAATGCCCCTGTTTGGGTGGGTCTGGCCATCTGCACTCTGAGTTTTGGCACTGCCAGTTGCTCCCATGTCGTTCCCCCGTGGGGGTGGTCAGGTTTAATTGTGCTGTGTATCGAGCTGCAGATGCTTTAAAAAGAGGGAGtgcatttaaaaagcacttCATTTCCCCCTCTCTGTCCACTGTGACCTTCAAAGTCGGAGGAACCCTCCGGGGCATGGTGGCCACGGTCCAAGGAGAGAAAGCCCAGCCTGCTGCTGGCATTAAACTCCCGGGAATCAGGCTGGAACATGAGGCGAGAGGATTTCCCAGTGTTTCCAACTGTGACCTTCAGAGCCGTGCAAATGTTAGTATTAAACTTATTACAGCAGAGGCCTTTCTGTGACCCTGCAGGGATaactccccccaccctcccccctTGGCTTTTTTTGGAGGCAGGACAGTGATGCTGATACGTGGTGCTGAGCcacagagacaggacaaggagtgAGGGGTGCAAATTGAAATTCAGGTTGGATGTTAGGGaggaattctttactgtgtggtGGTGTGACAGGTTGTGTGACAGGTTACCCAGGGAGGTTGGGGattccacatccctggaagcgttcaaagccaggttggatgttggagcaacctggtctggtggaaggtgtcgctgcccgtggcagggggtggaactgggtggtGTTTAAAGTCCATTCCagtgtgattctatgatatccCTCCTCTAGCCAGAGAAAGAGGGAGGCAGCCCAGGGGTCACTGGAGCCCCGGGGAGCGGGAGGAGCCCTGCacgccccggggccgggggaggTGGCCGCGCATGCCTGTGCCGGCCGTGCCCCCCGCCCgggctgctccagcatcctCGGCATCCTCCTCCCGCCCGGGATCCGCGCCCCGCATCCCGCGGGAACAAAGAGCGGCGGCCGCGCCCCGCGCGgggcacctgctgctgctgctgctgctgctgctgctccgcATCCTCCCGCATCCTCCCGCCTCCGCCCGCCCGCGCATCATCCTCCCGCACCCGCGGCCCCAGCGCATCCTCCTCCCGCAGCGCCGGCCGCGCCCCGCGGAGCCCGGCGGAGCTGTCCGGCCCCGGGCTCTGTCCGTGGTGCTGCCGCCGCCCCCCAAGCCCTGCCCTCGCCCGGAGCTCGGGGCCACCGCCATCCGCCGCCCGCGCCTCCCCAGCGCGCCCGCGGCTCCCGCTCGCCCGGCATCCTGTTGCGCCGCGCCCGCGGCGGGGAGCGGAGCAGCATCTTCGGGAAGGAGcctctgcccaggctgagccctcgGAACAATGGCTGCGCTGCCGCCGATGCTCTGGGCGTCCTCGCTCGTGCTGGTGCTCTGGGGTAGGTGCTTCCATTCCCACACCTCCTAAGGATGCTGCTTTAAATTTCCCAGCGGGGCTCCCTTCACGCTGCTTTCCGAGCGgctctttatttgttttggtttgttttgtttacgAGAGAAGGGGATTACGTTCGTGCAGAGTTGGTGTGAATGTGACGGAGTTGGTACGAGGAGAGAAAACCCCTCGGTGCTGAGGAGACTCAGGGCACAAAGCATGTGCATGTCCtctgctgtttgctgttgtttggAAATTTGCAGTGTAATTTAACGTTTGGTCGCCTTCAGGGAGGGTGTGCAGAGCATTAAGCCGTGTGTTGGTGCTTAGTTTCCGTGTAGTCTGTACAAACTGGAGTAAATCAGTTTATTGCAATTGCAACTGCCACAGGGAAAGGGGGGTTGGTCTTGCCAACACGGCCACATTTCGATGTGCACgtccctccagccctgtgtGTTGGGTGCatgtctgtgtatgtgtgtgtgtgtgtgtgtgtgcatctgaTTTTACTGGAATAAAGCAGGATCCTGTAGCTTTTCCTTATTTCTCCCTGAAAGCTGGTGCTACTCATGGAGCTGGTAGTACGGGAGAATTGGAATCGGGCTGTTTCCAGGAATAGTTCCCGGGATCATACAGTGCTCCAGAGAGCGGGTTAATGGTGTCTCtgaggctggggaggagggagcagccaGCAAAGTCAGCGTCTgggctctggagacaggcttGGGCAGACAGAGCCCAGTATTGTTTAGCCCAGGGGACAAATGTCAGCAGGGATTTGGGCTGAGACAGTTCTGCTGAAACGATCCTTTCCTGCCCAAGTCTGTGCTTTCACATGCAACGATTTCCCCCTTCTTTGCAAGAGCAGTAGCTGAGAGTTTCCAGCATTAGCACAGACCTGATTGGAAGCATTTTGAGCAGGAATGCATGTGAAATCAATAACTCCTCCTGCTGCCAAATTCACTCATGTCCAAGCCCCTTGGTTCCCAGTACTGCCCAGAGACAGGAAGGGTGGCAAATCCTCATGGATTCTGAACACATTGATGGATTAAAGCATCCAGACCTTTTAACTTAGCACAAAGAGCGAGCTGTTCCTCCACACTGGAATCTGGGCTTTCCCTCACCCCAGACTGTAATTGCTGCTGGAACAGGAGCATGCTCAGCATGCATGGGAGGGAATGAACAATGCCTTTAAAGTGGCATTAATTACGAGGGGAGAGATGAAAGTTGTGGCAAAGGACATGCTGGAGAGGTGAATCCGTGTGAAATGATCAGCCTCTGTTGCTTATTATGAATTATTAATATCTCAGAGAAGGAAGCTTGGTAAAATTTGACATTTGAGACTTAATCTGTTGTCAGACAGTGCTGGTAATGAATCAAACCATTTTCCATGGGGGATGACGATGTGATCATAAATGCTAAGATGTGGATGACTGATGTCTCTCTAATTCTACCTTAACACTacttctctgctgctcctttcccCCAGCTGGTGTTTGTTCTGCAGTCTGTGTTGAAGTCCCATCTGAGACAGAGGCTGTCCAAGGAACAGACATGAAGCTGCTCTGCATCTCCTGCATGAAGAGGGAAGAGGTCACGGCCAGCACGGTGGTGGAATGGTACTACAGGCCCGAGGGTGGAAAGGATGAGCTCGTATGTATGTTTGGGAACTTGTTTTCATAGGTCTTACAGTGAAACACAGCCCAGTGAACTCGTGTGGGAGAAGCCAAGAGGTATTTGTGGGAGTGTAAGTTTGTCCTGGGGCAGGATCCCCAAGGAAGACTGTGCAAGGGAGGGAGAAAGACCCAGATATGAACAAAAACTTTCTGCCACATTCTGATTCCAAGTCTATGGAAATGCCCCAGGGACTGCTTTTGTAGCTTGGCAGAGAGATGAGCTTGGAGTTCAGCTCTGAGCTGCAGGTCTTCACAatttctgcagcattttcacCCAGCACCAATTTTGAACAGCAACTAAAGTGTCTTTTCCTTGCTTAGCCTATTTTCACACTTGGGCACAGCATGAACCCATGGCAAGAAAAGCTAGAATCTGTTCCAGAGTTCAAACATTTGGGTCATGGATACATGAATGCCAGTTTCCAGTTCATTCCTTGAATACCTCAAGTCCAGTATCTAAGGATATCAAGAAGGGAAGCAGAAGTATGGAGTGACACTTGGTACCCTTGGCCAGGTCTGAATCCCTTCTGAATCCCAAAGCTGTTATTTTGGAAGGTAAACTGGCCTCCAGGGAAAGTGCAGGacaggatttattttattttgcctcAGGGAAAGCAGTGTGGTCCTGACTGTGGGAGGATCTCTGGGGCTTGTTTTGGATCCCTGTCAGGAAAAGGTAAAATCCATTTCCAGAGTGAATCAAAATGGAAATTGCACAGATGGGGGGCAACTGGGATGCAAGAAAGGATGGTGAAATGGAGGTAAAGCTGAGTGCACATTTCTTTCTAGCTATTTTATCTGAGTATGGAGCATTACATCAGTGGCTGCATTTCATCTTGACTGAGCAGGGCCAGGCAAGATGACAAATATTCTCCTTCTGTCTGACAACTAAAGGGACCATGCTAAGGGAGTGGGGATGGGGACTCACTTTCAGAGTGAATATTTACCAGTGGCAACCCAAAGAATGCCAATGGAGGTGAGCTGGGACAGGCAGTGTAATGATGGGGACTGTGGTCAGCCAGAATATCCCACTGTCTTATTTATCCTTCACCTCAGCCCAATATCCCAGGACTTCCTGAAAATGACTGTTTGTCTTTGCTGTaaatattctgtggttctttcTCAAGATGATCTTACATGCAGTGGCTGACAGGCACAAAGACTGCAGGATCCTGGTTTTTAGTTCCATTGCTGTTTTTTTGTGCCACTGTCCACGTGTGTCAGTGAttttctgtgcctcagtttttCTGCCCCAGTGATGGAGATGCCAGTTTTCGGATAATTCAATTCTCTGTCTTTTCTAAAGTCGCCTGATATTTTGAGGTAAAGGATGATGGAATATGAATAGCTGCTGTTACTAAGGGAGCCCAGAACATCCATGGGTGTAGCTAGAGGGGGATGCTGTTCCCGTCAGTGATTAACCAGAGTTCCCTTTCACGTTCCCTCACAGATCTACGAGCACAGGAAAACCAACCAAGAATTCCAGACCCGCTTCAGCGGTCGGATACAGTGGAACGGGAGCAAAGACATGCAGGACGTGTCCATCACCGTGGTTAATGTGACCCTGAACGACTCTGGCATCTACACCTGTAACATCACCCGGGAGTTCGAGTTCGAGATCCACCGGCCCCTCTTCACCAGCTCCCGGCTCATCCACCTCACCGTGGTGGAGGAGGGTAGGACAGGCTGGCAGGGAGCGTGTTGTGCCGTGGGTGTtgtcctccagggatggggtttgtCGTGGCAGCGCAGGAGAGGGTGGCTGAGCCGCCACACAGCCTGTGCTTGGCAAGCACCGCACGGGGCTCAGCGGGACGGACCTGCCCGCTGTTTGCTGGCTGCAAACGGGGCTGTGTGTGAGCGTGGGGaggcacagccagcctggcaggccggggcacagctgggcacagctgggcaggcGCGAGCAGGGGTTTCCAGCTCCTCCCGCGGCGGCTCTGGGATGCTACAGCACCGCCTTTCCCAGGGAGCCGCAGCGTTCCTTGCTGCCGCCCCCTCCCTGCGGGAACGGCTCATTCTCCATTTTGATATCACTCCCTTGCTTccaccctccttccctctccagtGCTCCTGAGTCTTTCTGTTCCTCTCGGGTCTGCTCGGTTCAGCCTGGAACCCCGGCTCGCTAGGGAACAGTGGGAATTCTGCTGTTCTTTCAGAGAGCTTTCAGCcctcctgttttcctgctgggtgttcccctccctcttccccacaAGCATCTCCGTGTTTTGATCTCAAGTAGCACCAGCGAGTAGGACGCAGGGAGGAAACAGAGCGTGAGGATGAGACAGGCCAAGGGTGAGcaatccctgtggatgtggggGTGGCACAGAATGTGAGGATCACATCATGTCTGATCCCACTGGAGACACCCGGTGGGATTGCTGCTGTTGGCAGCCTCTCCTGGTCCCTCTCTTTTACCCCCTCACAGCCTAGTGGCACCTGGGTATCTCTGGCAAGGAGATATCTTCATCTAGGAAGGATGACACAAGGGTGGGACGTGtccatggagctgctgtgctcccATGATCAGAGACTGTTTCGTTTTCTTGAACAGCTGGAGAAGACTTCACCTCTGTCATCTCAGAAATTATGATGTATATTCTGCTGGTCTTCCTCACCCTGTGGCTGCTGATAGAAATGGTCTATTGCTACAGGAAAGTCTCCAAGGCAGaggaggctgcccaggaaaaTGCGTAAGTGTGGAACCTCTGGAGGTCCCAGTTGTTTTGCCAGGGTTCTTCAGGTGTCCCAGGCCAGATCAGACTGCAAGAAAACCAAACCTTGCTCTTGCATGGTCTAGTTGGGTGTCCAAAATCCTTGTAATGTTTAGGAGTACCCAGAGGCACTTCCACAGTGCAGGTGGGGAGCGTGGCCACACTGTGGTGTCCCAGGGTGGCCTGGTTTGGACTGCGTGGAGATGCTCTCCTGGAAGGGCTGGTTTCTTCCTGGCCCGTTCCCATCTTTCTCCACACTTGGCATGGATAAGGGTGCTCTTTGTACATAGCAGGAAGGCTGTATGTGTAGGATTTTCCAGTAGGGAAGGCTCTGTGTTTGCTCCTGACTATGCTGAGGGGAGTTTCCTGCCATGAGCATCTTCTACAGGTGACGTTTGTCACCTCAGAGACACCTCCAGGTGAATGGACCCAAACTGACTTTTGCACTGTAGCACTTGAGGTTatgctttcctccttccctttcaaCTACAGGACAGACTATCTTGCGATTCCatcagaaaacaaggaaaactgtGCCGTGCCTGTGGAGGAATAGCGGAGAGGAGACAGCGGAATGAACGGCACCAAGGTAGGGCATGAGGAAACTCAGTCACTGCTTCTGTGTGTCCACCTTCCAGCCTCCCTGAAGTGAGTTAGGTGCTGTAGGGCTGGAGAACAGGCAGATGGGAGACTCCTGGAGCACGGCTGTGCTCCTCCTCTGGGCCTCAGAAGCAACACAGGTGCCTTTAGGTGGTGGGTGTAATCGTCCTACTttaaaccccaaaccaacacacACATTCACTTTTATGATGGAATTACACCTCCTTTGCCCCTTCCCGTTGAGTTGGGAATCATCAGCACCCCCTGCAGATGGGGAGCTGTGCCCACGAGGGCTGCAAGGGCTCCATCTCCAAAGGAAACATCTGCTGGGAAGGattaaaaccttttaaattCTTGCTCCCGTCCTGTCAGCTGCTGTGCTAATCCCATCACAACCTTCACTTCGGTGAGGTCCAAGAGGGCTTCTCTCCCTTGCAGGGGCTCTGAAGACAGAAGGACCACGTCATGCCAGCCAGGTTTGAGGGGAGCTCTGCGCCGCCGGGAGGAAACACGGGGAAGTGTAAATTCTCTTCCATTTGCCTTGGACTCTGTACAGCCTTGACTTTGGTCTCATGACTCCATCCTGAGCTGCCAGCCCATTGCTAAAGGACTCTTCTGTTGAAGCATGCTGAGCAAAAGGCACAGGGGTGTGGGCAGCACGGCTCCTTCCCAAGTTTCAGTTCCATCATCACCTCAATGGCTTTGTAAATGTTACCTGTCATTCCTTAGCTGCTGTCACCACCACCTTTATTTGCTAAATATGCTAGTTCTCCATTGCAGAGGTAAAGGGTATGGATGTCATGTCACTCtgacctgcagggctggggatgagggCATTTTAGGGTGATGTTCCACCACGTATTGCAGACTAAACAGACTTATTGGTGTCAAAACaggaagaatttatttaatTAGCTGCTTGGTAAATTGATCTGGACTTTGAGCTGCCCATGCACAGGCAGAGTAGGGTGGGACTGTAATGCACTAAAATAGTTAAAAATGTACAGTAGGAAGGATGGGCCCCTGTGCCTGAAGGCACCTGATTCTGGAGGGAATTGAGAACAGATCCTGAAATATTCCTGCTTTGGGAGGCAGGATGATGTAAGTATGAGAATCCCCCGTGTCCCTCCTTTCATTTAGCAAGTGTCAATACTCTCAGCTCCTTCCATCTGCCTTGCACAGCAGGTTTACTCCTGGAgtacacagacacacagtggTAGGAGTAACCTGTGGAGCCACGTCCTGCAACAGCAACCAGGCAAGTAGGACAAGGTATGGGATCCACCTCCCTCTGGGAAACCCCGGGAAGGAAGGCAGCCTCATGCAAGAGAAATAACCAGGAGGCAAAGCCCTCACAGGAGGACACCACCTTAGTGAAATGGTTGTACATTTTACACTGTTCTCtcatgctgcagcacagcaccatCTAGAGGGACAGACAGAAAACACCCATTTTTCCCAGTTAGTCCTAATTCTTGTGCTAATTGCTCACTGGTTTGAATAGTCAGCATTCATCCTAAATGACCCCCTGCTGCCCAGGAACCACGCTCTAAATTCCCTCTTTCCTATGCAAACTTACCTTTTCAGAGGGTTAAGCAGagtaaaatttgttttctggcCTCCCACGTAGATCAGTTGAGCTCAACAAGTGGGattggaaaaggggaaaaaggcagaaagattGGCCAGGGTGGAATTGTACCTTAAAgtgggggaggtttgggtttgtCCTATGGCAGATGTTACATCCCTGCTGCAATGGAGCCTGTACTGCTTGCTAGAGTTGACAAATTTTGCTACACTGATGCTTCCAAGTAGTTCCAAAGTGCTTGTGACTCCAGGCATGCTTCCCACCTATGGAATTCCCTCtgctttgttctgctgctttttatgtGTTTGCTAAAAATCACGGAAATTACTCCATTTGTAAGTCAGGCCCAGGCCAGATTTCTAACTGGCAGTTGTTCAACAACCCTTTTTTTAGAGTGGGTGTCTAGTAAACTACTACAGTGCAGTAGGATTGCTCCCAAATCCAGAGCCAAGTCTGGCAACTGGAGCACACTTTCCACTTGTAGTCTGGGCACCAGTTCCCTAAAACCTAATATCcaaaaggggggaaaagcagCCCCTCTTCAAGTTCAGCTGGATGTTACCATTTTCCCTACAATGATTTGCCTGCATTATCCCAAATCCAAACCCACAGCAAGAGAGGAGGGAAGCAGATTGTAACTCCAGAGTTTCCAGCACTGACCATGGCATTGAGCCCACggagatttgattttttttttttttaggtaagGTCACAAAACTTCTCTCTCacttcagctctgctccccagcccctgtgAAGCACTGAAAACCCTCTGGTTAAGtcaaaaaaaaggattaaactAAGAATTTCTTGAGAGCTACCTCAGGTGGTAAAGAAGGGCCATCCCCTCGTCCTGCACCTCCCCGTATCCCACACGGGCATCTCCTGgagatgctttttttctttttgggaCACATCTTTCACTTTTCCAGTTCCTGCAGACAGATGTGGTGTTGtaggcaggagaaaaaaaagttctgcttGAGAATCTCACAGAGTAACAAGTGAAAAACTGGGGGTTTTTCAAGGCTGGTGGTAAAGGTTGGTCTCTGCAAAGACTCTCTGTGTTCGGACACAACAGGAGAGACTCCAGAACAGGCAGGATAATAAAGAGAACAAAGACTCACACTGTCTGGTTGATAGAGTTTTTAATTGATACCATACTTCCATGTACTAGCTACTTACACCAGGTTTGGCTGCAGAGCCTTTACAGTTCTAGAGGTCCTAGCAGGTCATTCCAGCAGCGTTTCCCCGCGGTTTGCGCACAGCGCAAAGGTCCCGACAGTCACACCACACCTAAAACCAACCCACTGGGGGccttcccccaccccacagTTCACCTCAGTGCTCCAGCCCCCCCCTGTTCCCGGGCTCTGGTGGCGAATTCCAGGAGGGAAGTGCAGGACCCACTCCCTCATTAATCTGCAGTTCCAGTGATTCGGGGGCGCGGGGTCCGGGGGGGGAGGACACGCTCCAGGTTTTTAGCAGCTTTATCCAGGCCTGGAGCACGTGATGGGAGACGAACTGCCACGGGAATGGTGACATCCCAGTGATGGGAGACGAACTGCCACGGGAATGGTGACGTCCCAGAGGTGCCACAGCCACCGCGAGGCCACTCCTGGGCGGtcgtgctgctctgctgctcctccctccctccgtgTCCAGAGCCAGGTCAGTGCTTCCATCTCAGCTCTGTAAGTGCTATTCCACGGGAGGTGGGCTCGTGGAGATGGGAATGATGCCTGTGGCACAGGCTCCACCCCTCTCCCCACTGGAGGAAGCTGCTGTTTTGGAACAGCCGCTCTCCCGAATCC encodes the following:
- the SCN3B gene encoding sodium channel regulatory subunit beta-3; this translates as MAALPPMLWASSLVLVLWAGVCSAVCVEVPSETEAVQGTDMKLLCISCMKREEVTASTVVEWYYRPEGGKDELIYEHRKTNQEFQTRFSGRIQWNGSKDMQDVSITVVNVTLNDSGIYTCNITREFEFEIHRPLFTSSRLIHLTVVEEAGEDFTSVISEIMMYILLVFLTLWLLIEMVYCYRKVSKAEEAAQENATDYLAIPSENKENCAVPVEE